The following are from one region of the Streptomyces tuirus genome:
- a CDS encoding ABC transporter permease, with product MAVEHSTGTAAPAPGDQTRIHNIGYRDYDGPRLGRAYARRSLYSQSLRGSYGLGRSVKSKVLPMLLFVVMCVPAAIMVAVAVATKANALPVDYTRYAIIMQAVISLYVASQAPQSVSRDLRFKTVPLYFSRPIETADYVRAKFAALASALFILTAGPLLLLYVGALLAKLDFADQTKGFAQGLVSVALLSLLFAGIGLVIASFTPRRGFGIAAVIAVLTITYGAVSTLQAIADAQGSGEAVPWIGLFSPITIIDGVQSAFLGATSASPSGVGPSTAEGVVYVVVALGLIAASYGLLMRRYKKVGL from the coding sequence ATGGCGGTTGAGCACTCCACGGGAACAGCCGCCCCGGCACCGGGCGACCAGACCCGCATCCACAACATCGGGTACCGCGACTACGACGGCCCCCGCCTCGGCCGCGCCTACGCCCGCCGCTCCCTGTACTCGCAGTCCTTGCGCGGCTCCTACGGCCTCGGCCGCTCGGTGAAGTCCAAGGTGCTGCCGATGCTGCTCTTCGTGGTGATGTGCGTGCCCGCGGCCATCATGGTCGCCGTCGCGGTCGCCACCAAGGCCAACGCCCTGCCCGTCGACTACACGCGCTACGCGATCATCATGCAGGCGGTCATCAGCCTCTACGTCGCCTCGCAGGCACCCCAGTCCGTCTCGCGCGACCTGCGCTTCAAGACGGTGCCGCTGTACTTCTCGCGGCCCATCGAGACCGCCGACTACGTCCGCGCCAAGTTCGCGGCGCTGGCCTCGGCACTCTTCATCCTCACCGCCGGCCCCCTGCTCCTGCTCTACGTGGGCGCGCTGCTGGCCAAGCTCGACTTCGCCGACCAGACCAAGGGATTCGCACAGGGGCTCGTCTCGGTGGCACTGCTCTCACTGCTCTTCGCCGGCATCGGCCTCGTCATCGCATCCTTCACCCCGCGCCGCGGCTTCGGCATCGCGGCCGTGATCGCGGTGCTGACCATCACCTACGGCGCGGTCTCCACCCTCCAGGCCATCGCCGACGCACAGGGCAGCGGCGAGGCCGTGCCATGGATCGGCCTGTTCTCGCCGATCACGATCATCGACGGTGTGCAGTCCGCGTTCCTGGGCGCGACGTCCGCCTCCCCCAGCGGGGTGGGCCCGAGCACCGCCGAGGGCGTCGTCTACGTCGTCGTCGCCCTGGGCCTGATCGCGGCGAGCTACGGCCTCCTGATGCGCCGCTACAAGAAGGTGGGACTGTGA
- a CDS encoding ABC transporter ATP-binding protein: protein MIATESLSKRFPRVTALDRLSVDVGPGVTGLVGANGAGKSTLIKILLGLSPATEGRAEVLGLDVATKGGAIRERVGYMPEHDCLPPDVSATEFVVHMARMSGLPPTAARERTADTLRHVGLYEERYRPIGGYSTGMKQRVKLAQALVHDPQLVLLDEPTNGLDPVGRDEMLGLIRRIHTDFGISVLVTSHLLGELERTCDHVVVIDGGKLLRSSSTTDFTQITTTLAIEVTDTDEHPDGTRAVREALHARGVSVEDGSGLPGAGHVLLLTAQGEETYDVVRDVIADLGLGLVRMEQRRHHISEVFTSTDEREQRKEAVGHGG, encoded by the coding sequence GTGATCGCGACCGAAAGCCTGAGCAAGCGGTTCCCCCGGGTGACCGCGCTTGACCGGCTCTCCGTGGACGTCGGACCCGGTGTGACCGGACTCGTCGGAGCCAACGGAGCCGGCAAGTCCACACTGATCAAGATCCTGCTGGGTCTGTCCCCCGCCACCGAGGGCCGCGCCGAAGTGCTCGGCCTCGACGTCGCCACCAAGGGCGGCGCCATCCGCGAGCGGGTCGGCTACATGCCCGAGCACGACTGCCTGCCGCCGGACGTCTCGGCCACCGAGTTCGTCGTCCACATGGCGCGCATGTCCGGCCTGCCGCCCACGGCAGCGCGCGAGCGCACGGCCGACACCCTGCGCCACGTCGGGCTGTACGAGGAGCGCTACCGCCCCATCGGCGGCTACTCGACCGGCATGAAGCAGCGCGTCAAGCTCGCGCAGGCCCTGGTCCACGACCCTCAGCTGGTCCTCCTGGACGAGCCGACCAACGGCCTCGACCCGGTCGGCCGCGACGAGATGCTCGGCCTCATCCGCCGGATCCACACCGACTTCGGCATCTCGGTCCTGGTCACCTCCCATCTGCTGGGCGAACTGGAGCGCACCTGCGACCACGTCGTCGTCATCGACGGCGGCAAGCTCCTGCGCTCCAGCTCCACCACGGACTTCACGCAGATCACCACCACCCTCGCCATCGAGGTCACCGACACCGACGAACACCCGGACGGCACCCGCGCGGTCCGCGAGGCGCTGCACGCGCGCGGGGTGAGCGTCGAGGACGGCAGCGGCCTGCCGGGCGCCGGCCACGTCCTGCTGCTCACCGCGCAGGGCGAGGAGACGTACGACGTGGTCCGGGACGTGATCGCGGACCTCGGACTCGGCCTGGTGCGCATGGAGCAGCGCCGGCACCACATCTCCGAGGTCTTCACCAGCACCGACGAGCGCGAGCAGCGGAAGGAGGCGGTCGGCCATGGCGGTTGA
- a CDS encoding SDR family oxidoreductase, translating to MTLLTGARERRVRTGEVELCVAEMGDPGRPTVVLVHGYPDSKEVWSEVAERLADRFHVVAYDVRGHGRSTAPRPLRGGFTLEKLTDDFLAVADAVSPDAPVHLVGHDWGSVQAWEFTTVRRTEGRIASFTSMSGPSLDHFGHWIGKRVQRPTPRRIGQLLGQGARSWYVYLLHTPVLPELAWRGPLGKRWPRMLERLEKVPRGDYPTASLPSDAAHGAWLYRDNVRPRLRGPRPDAHAHAPVQIITPLEDRFLSERLHDELEQWVPQLTRRTIQAGHWIPRTRPDRLASWIEEFVTSVESGRSPRAANGEHAERFGGQLVLVTGAGSGIGRATALAFAEAGARVVAVDRNAEAAARTAESSRLLGAPDAWAETADVSDEQAMEKLADKVTTEYGVVDVLVNNAGIGLSGSFFDTTPEDWKKVLDVNLWGVIHGCRLFGGRMAERGQGGHIVNVASAAAYQPSRALPAYSTSKAAVLMLSECLRAELAGQGIGVTAVCPGIVNTAITSTARFAGVDALEEKRLQKRASRLYGLRNYPPEKVARAILRAVTRDEAVVPVTPEARGARWLSRWTPGALRGLARVKPPV from the coding sequence ATGACGTTGCTGACGGGCGCGCGGGAGCGCAGGGTGCGGACCGGCGAAGTCGAGCTGTGCGTGGCCGAGATGGGGGATCCCGGGCGGCCCACGGTAGTCCTGGTCCACGGCTACCCCGACAGCAAGGAGGTGTGGTCCGAGGTCGCCGAGCGGCTCGCCGACCGCTTCCACGTGGTGGCGTACGACGTCCGCGGCCACGGCCGGTCGACGGCCCCGCGGCCGTTGCGGGGCGGGTTCACGCTGGAGAAGCTGACGGACGACTTCCTGGCCGTGGCGGACGCGGTCAGCCCGGACGCGCCGGTGCACCTGGTCGGGCACGACTGGGGTTCGGTGCAGGCCTGGGAGTTCACTACCGTCCGGCGCACCGAAGGGCGCATCGCCTCTTTCACCTCGATGTCCGGGCCGTCCCTCGACCACTTCGGCCACTGGATCGGCAAGCGGGTGCAGCGGCCCACCCCGCGGCGCATCGGGCAGCTCCTCGGGCAGGGCGCCCGGTCCTGGTACGTCTATCTGCTGCACACACCCGTCCTGCCCGAGCTGGCCTGGCGCGGCCCGCTCGGCAAGCGCTGGCCGCGGATGCTGGAGCGCCTCGAGAAGGTGCCCCGGGGCGACTACCCCACCGCCTCCCTGCCCTCGGACGCGGCCCACGGGGCCTGGCTGTACCGGGACAACGTCCGGCCCCGGCTGCGCGGGCCGCGCCCGGACGCGCACGCCCACGCGCCCGTGCAGATCATCACGCCCCTGGAGGACCGGTTCCTCTCGGAGCGGCTCCACGACGAACTGGAGCAGTGGGTTCCGCAGTTGACCCGCAGGACGATCCAGGCGGGGCACTGGATCCCACGGACCCGCCCGGACCGGCTGGCCTCCTGGATCGAGGAGTTCGTGACGTCCGTCGAGAGCGGGCGGTCCCCGCGGGCGGCGAACGGGGAGCACGCGGAGCGGTTCGGCGGGCAGCTCGTGCTGGTCACCGGGGCGGGCAGCGGCATCGGGCGGGCGACGGCGCTCGCGTTCGCCGAGGCCGGCGCGCGGGTGGTGGCCGTCGACCGGAACGCGGAGGCCGCGGCCCGCACCGCCGAGTCGTCACGCCTGCTGGGCGCCCCCGACGCCTGGGCGGAGACGGCCGACGTCTCCGACGAACAGGCCATGGAGAAGCTCGCCGACAAGGTCACCACGGAGTACGGAGTGGTGGACGTCCTGGTGAACAACGCCGGGATCGGGCTGTCCGGGTCGTTCTTCGACACCACACCGGAGGACTGGAAGAAGGTCCTCGACGTCAACCTGTGGGGTGTCATCCACGGCTGCCGGCTCTTCGGCGGGCGGATGGCCGAGCGCGGGCAGGGCGGTCACATCGTCAACGTGGCGTCGGCCGCGGCGTACCAGCCGTCCCGTGCGCTGCCCGCGTACAGCACGTCCAAGGCTGCCGTGCTGATGCTCAGCGAGTGCCTGCGGGCGGAGCTCGCCGGGCAGGGGATCGGCGTGACGGCGGTCTGCCCGGGCATCGTGAACACCGCCATCACGTCGACGGCGCGTTTCGCGGGGGTCGACGCCCTGGAGGAGAAGCGGCTGCAGAAGCGCGCTTCCCGCCTGTACGGGCTGCGGAACTATCCGCCGGAGAAGGTCGCCCGCGCGATCCTGAGGGCCGTGACCCGCGACGAGGCGGTGGTGCCGGTGACTCCGGAGGCGCGGGGTGCGCGCTGGCTGTCGCGGTGGACGCCGGGGGCTCTGCGGGGCCTCGCCCGGGTGAAGCCGCCGGTCTGA
- a CDS encoding RNA 2'-phosphotransferase, protein MDERRTVKVSKYLSKHLRHQPERIGLTLDEAGWVEIDTLIAAATAHGFRFTRDELDHVVATNDKRRFAVEGTRIRASQGHSVEVDLGLAPATPPARLYHGTVDRSLDAIRAQGLRPMNRHAVHLSPDRETATRVGARRGRPVVLTVDAGAMHRDGHAFHVSANGVWLTDAVPARYLRFPEPH, encoded by the coding sequence ATGGACGAGAGACGCACCGTGAAGGTGTCGAAGTACCTGTCGAAACATCTGCGCCACCAGCCGGAACGCATCGGGCTCACACTCGACGAGGCCGGCTGGGTCGAGATCGACACATTGATCGCCGCGGCCACCGCCCACGGCTTCCGGTTCACCCGCGACGAACTGGACCACGTCGTCGCCACCAACGACAAGCGGCGTTTCGCCGTCGAAGGCACCCGGATCCGCGCCAGCCAGGGCCACAGCGTGGAGGTCGACCTCGGGCTGGCGCCGGCCACCCCACCCGCCCGTCTCTACCACGGCACCGTCGACCGCAGCCTGGACGCCATCCGGGCCCAGGGGCTCCGGCCGATGAACCGGCATGCCGTGCACCTCTCGCCCGACCGGGAGACCGCGACCCGGGTCGGCGCCCGCCGGGGCCGGCCGGTCGTGCTGACGGTGGACGCGGGCGCCATGCACCGCGACGGCCACGCCTTCCATGTGAGCGCGAACGGGGTGTGGCTGACCGACGCCGTCCCGGCTCGCTATCTGCGCTTCCCCGAACCGCACTGA
- a CDS encoding LLM class flavin-dependent oxidoreductase, translated as MSLRLSTVILPYRRWHEGGRSAWTRAEQLGFHTAYTYDHLSWRTFRDGPWFGAVPTLTAAASVTERLRLGTLVTSPNFRHPVTLAKELISLDDISGGRVTLGIGAGGSGFDATALGQEPWTPRERADRFAEFVPLLDRLLSEDAVSYEGDFYSAHEARNIPGCVQRPRLPFAVAATGPRGMRLAARFGQAWVTTGDPKLYESGTSEQSIQAIRGQAERLDDICAEVGRDMTDLDRVLLTGFTPDRVAPLQSLNAFVDFAGRHAELGFTEIVVHWPIPDSPFAADEKVFEQIAMEAPAQLR; from the coding sequence ATGAGTCTGCGTCTGAGTACCGTGATCCTCCCGTACCGCCGCTGGCACGAAGGCGGCCGTTCGGCCTGGACACGTGCCGAGCAGCTCGGCTTCCACACCGCGTACACCTACGACCACCTGTCCTGGCGCACCTTCCGGGACGGCCCGTGGTTCGGCGCCGTACCGACCCTCACGGCCGCCGCGAGCGTCACCGAGCGGCTGCGACTCGGCACCCTGGTGACCTCGCCGAACTTCCGGCATCCCGTGACCCTCGCCAAGGAACTGATCTCCCTCGACGACATCTCCGGCGGGCGGGTCACGCTGGGCATAGGCGCAGGCGGCTCGGGCTTCGACGCCACCGCGCTGGGCCAGGAGCCGTGGACGCCGCGCGAGCGCGCCGACCGCTTCGCCGAGTTCGTCCCGCTGCTCGACCGGCTGCTCAGCGAGGACGCCGTGTCCTACGAGGGCGACTTCTACTCCGCCCACGAGGCGCGGAACATCCCCGGCTGTGTGCAGCGCCCCAGGCTGCCGTTCGCGGTGGCCGCCACCGGGCCGCGCGGAATGCGGCTCGCCGCCCGGTTCGGGCAGGCGTGGGTGACCACCGGCGACCCCAAGCTGTACGAGAGTGGCACGTCTGAACAGTCGATTCAGGCCATTCGCGGGCAGGCTGAGCGGCTCGACGACATCTGCGCCGAGGTCGGCCGGGACATGACCGATCTCGACCGGGTCCTGCTCACCGGATTCACGCCGGACCGTGTCGCCCCGCTCCAGTCCCTGAACGCGTTCGTGGACTTCGCCGGGCGGCACGCGGAGCTGGGCTTCACGGAGATCGTGGTTCACTGGCCGATCCCCGACTCGCCGTTCGCGGCCGACGAGAAGGTCTTCGAGCAGATCGCGATGGAGGCGCCGGCGCAGCTGCGCTGA
- a CDS encoding Cof-type HAD-IIB family hydrolase, whose product MRDNSRVTSATRQPETAAETLPPRLIATDLDGTLLRDDKSVSPRTVAALAAAEEAGVEVFFVTGRPARWMDVVSDHVHGHGLAICGNGAAVVDLHGGPGAHRFVKVRELARENALDAVRLLRDAAPGTVYAVEQTYGFYQEPAYPKLHMETPDSLAPAEELLGPDHPAAAEPVLKILAYHPEIEPDAFLTLARLAIGDRANVTRSSPSALLEISGPGVSKASTLALCCAERGISHEQVVAFGDMPNDVEMLTWAGRSYAMGNAHPDVIAAASGRTVANNDDGVAVVIEQLLTEVP is encoded by the coding sequence GTGCGGGACAATAGCCGGGTGACCTCAGCGACCCGACAGCCCGAGACCGCGGCCGAGACCCTCCCGCCGCGGCTGATCGCCACCGACCTCGACGGCACCCTGCTGCGCGACGACAAGTCGGTGTCGCCGCGCACGGTCGCCGCGCTGGCCGCCGCCGAGGAGGCGGGCGTGGAGGTCTTCTTCGTCACGGGCCGCCCGGCCCGCTGGATGGACGTCGTCAGCGACCACGTGCACGGCCACGGCCTGGCGATCTGCGGCAACGGCGCCGCCGTGGTCGACCTGCACGGCGGACCCGGCGCCCACCGGTTCGTGAAGGTGCGGGAACTGGCCCGGGAGAACGCCCTGGACGCCGTACGGCTGCTGCGCGACGCGGCGCCGGGCACGGTGTACGCGGTGGAGCAGACCTACGGCTTCTACCAGGAGCCGGCGTACCCGAAGCTCCACATGGAGACCCCGGACAGCCTCGCCCCGGCCGAGGAGCTGCTGGGCCCTGACCACCCGGCCGCCGCGGAGCCGGTGCTGAAGATCCTCGCCTACCACCCCGAGATCGAGCCCGACGCCTTCCTGACCCTGGCCCGCCTCGCCATCGGCGACCGCGCCAACGTCACCCGCTCCAGCCCCAGCGCCCTGCTCGAGATCAGCGGCCCCGGGGTGTCGAAGGCCAGCACCCTCGCCCTGTGCTGTGCCGAGCGCGGCATCTCGCACGAGCAGGTCGTGGCCTTCGGTGACATGCCGAACGACGTGGAGATGCTGACCTGGGCGGGCCGGTCGTACGCGATGGGCAACGCGCACCCGGACGTGATCGCCGCCGCCTCGGGCCGGACGGTCGCGAACAACGACGACGGGGTGGCCGTCGTGATCGAGCAGTTGCTGACGGAAGTGCCGTAG
- a CDS encoding M23 family metallopeptidase gives MRSYRRHRLLVPVLLCALAVLAARPTAAGKDPGSDTGTGGGPATGLSAEVMRLYEEAAVATQQYEAGRKEADEQRAEAQRAEALLDAQRRHIADLHEDLGRIARAQYRSSGGLPVAAHMILADSPEGLMRGQHAFSQADLAVNNAISKNKRAEARLAADEARAAAQWEVLEKRNIQLAALKADIEQKLETARSELQGRADAAVAAGACRGAVRLDQPVTGFTDGDWVAPVETYELSASYGSGGARWSNRHTGQDFAVPIGTPVRAVGAGRVVKVSCGGPFGMEIVLKHAGGYYTQYAHLASVAVDQGEGVSPGQWIGQSGTTGNSTGPHLHFEARVTPESGSAVNPVSWLSARGVSL, from the coding sequence ATGCGCTCATATCGCCGTCATCGGCTGCTCGTTCCGGTTTTGCTGTGTGCGCTGGCCGTGCTCGCGGCCCGGCCGACGGCGGCGGGCAAGGACCCCGGGAGCGACACCGGCACCGGCGGCGGCCCCGCCACCGGCCTCAGTGCCGAGGTCATGCGGCTGTACGAGGAAGCCGCGGTGGCGACGCAGCAGTACGAGGCCGGCCGCAAGGAAGCCGACGAGCAGCGGGCGGAAGCCCAGCGCGCGGAGGCCCTCCTGGACGCGCAGCGGCGGCACATCGCCGACCTGCACGAGGATCTGGGCCGGATCGCGCGGGCGCAGTACCGCAGCAGCGGTGGTCTGCCGGTGGCCGCCCACATGATCCTGGCCGACAGTCCCGAGGGCCTGATGCGAGGTCAGCACGCCTTCTCGCAGGCGGATCTCGCCGTGAACAACGCGATCTCCAAGAACAAGCGGGCCGAGGCGCGGCTCGCGGCGGACGAGGCCAGGGCCGCGGCCCAGTGGGAGGTGCTGGAGAAGCGCAACATCCAACTCGCCGCTCTGAAGGCGGACATCGAGCAGAAGCTGGAGACGGCCCGCTCGGAGCTCCAGGGGCGGGCGGACGCGGCGGTCGCCGCCGGGGCGTGCCGCGGGGCCGTCCGGCTGGATCAGCCGGTGACGGGCTTCACCGACGGCGACTGGGTCGCGCCGGTGGAGACGTACGAGCTGTCGGCGTCCTACGGCAGTGGCGGTGCGCGGTGGTCGAACCGGCACACCGGGCAGGACTTCGCGGTACCGATCGGCACTCCGGTGCGGGCGGTGGGCGCGGGCCGGGTCGTGAAGGTGTCCTGCGGCGGTCCCTTCGGCATGGAGATCGTGCTCAAGCACGCAGGCGGCTACTACACGCAGTACGCCCATCTGGCTTCCGTGGCGGTCGACCAGGGGGAGGGCGTCAGCCCCGGGCAGTGGATCGGCCAGTCGGGCACCACGGGCAACTCCACAGGGCCACACCTGCACTTCGAGGCCAGGGTCACACCGGAGTCGGGCTCGGCGGTCAACCCGGTGTCGTGGCTGTCGGCGCGCGGGGTGTCCCTCTGA